The following coding sequences lie in one Candidatus Bathyarchaeia archaeon genomic window:
- a CDS encoding Xaa-Pro peptidase family protein yields MPGFRRIERIREVLARKNVDALLVFDEKNIRYFTGFPWGFRLLIPLDGECTLFVHAVNYEAAREMAENVKVDLIRVGEKADEKIFEEIKRHGFKSMGFDRASASDYIKIKSNLKDLNIEHLENDVWSLRKVKDDDELALISRAAELTRRGMMKAIEVVKPRLKEWEVAAEIEYEMRRLGSSGVAFDTIVCSGPESAFPHGGLGGREIKEGDLVVIDVGAKYNGYCADMTRTLVAGKASEKQMKLYEIVKEAQRLAIRRLKAGVKAREVDETARRYIGEKGYGEYFVHGLGHGLGLDVHEPPAIGPASEEILLHGNVVTIEPGIYIPKFGGIRIEDTVLVLEEKAENMTALGVDEDTIVLH; encoded by the coding sequence TTGCCAGGTTTTAGGCGTATTGAAAGGATTAGAGAGGTTTTAGCCCGAAAGAATGTCGACGCGCTACTAGTGTTTGATGAGAAGAATATACGCTACTTTACCGGTTTCCCCTGGGGTTTTAGGCTCTTAATCCCATTAGATGGCGAATGCACTCTTTTCGTTCATGCGGTTAACTATGAGGCTGCTAGGGAGATGGCTGAAAACGTGAAGGTTGATTTGATAAGAGTTGGAGAGAAGGCGGACGAAAAAATCTTTGAAGAGATAAAAAGGCATGGGTTTAAATCTATGGGTTTCGATAGGGCCAGCGCATCCGACTACATTAAGATTAAAAGCAACCTAAAAGACCTCAACATTGAGCATTTAGAAAACGACGTTTGGTCGCTAAGGAAGGTGAAGGATGATGATGAATTGGCGCTGATAAGTAGAGCCGCGGAATTAACGAGGCGGGGAATGATGAAGGCTATCGAGGTTGTTAAGCCTAGGCTGAAGGAGTGGGAGGTTGCCGCAGAAATAGAATATGAGATGCGCAGGCTTGGCTCAAGCGGCGTCGCCTTTGACACGATAGTTTGCAGCGGGCCGGAATCGGCGTTTCCGCATGGCGGCTTAGGCGGACGTGAAATTAAAGAAGGAGATCTCGTCGTGATAGATGTTGGTGCGAAGTATAATGGCTATTGCGCAGATATGACGAGAACATTGGTTGCTGGGAAAGCATCTGAGAAACAAATGAAGCTGTATGAGATCGTCAAAGAGGCGCAAAGATTAGCGATCAGACGGTTGAAGGCCGGCGTGAAAGCTAGAGAGGTTGATGAGACCGCTAGGAGATATATCGGGGAAAAGGGTTACGGCGAATATTTCGTCCATGGTTTAGGGCATGGTTTAGGGCTTGATGTGCATGAACCACCGGCAATTGGACCAGCAAGCGAGGAAATATTGCTCCATGGTAATGTCGTGACAATTGAGCCGGGCATTTACATTCCCAAGTTCGGTGGGATACGCATAGAGGACACGGTTCTTGTGCTTGAAGAAAAGGCCGAGAATATGACGGCCTTAGGCGTGGATGAAGACACTATAGTACTTCACTAA
- a CDS encoding nascent polypeptide-associated complex protein yields the protein MRKISPREARRLMQRMGLNMTNLNVTEVVLKTEDKEIIIENPEVTVLDLQGQKIFQVAGGKISERSVKRKAVIPEEDILLVAQQANVSLEEAKAALEQTNGDLAQAILLLSQR from the coding sequence ATGCGTAAAATAAGCCCTAGGGAAGCCAGAAGACTTATGCAACGTATGGGTTTAAACATGACAAACCTTAACGTGACAGAAGTTGTCTTAAAAACCGAAGATAAAGAGATAATCATTGAGAATCCTGAAGTTACAGTTTTAGACCTACAAGGACAAAAAATATTCCAGGTAGCTGGTGGAAAAATATCTGAAAGAAGCGTTAAGAGAAAGGCTGTAATCCCAGAAGAAGATATACTTTTAGTTGCACAGCAAGCGAATGTAAGTCTAGAGGAAGCAAAAGCCGCGCTTGAACAAACAAACGGGGATTTAGCGCAAGCAATATTACTTCTAAGCCAAAGATAA
- a CDS encoding aldehyde ferredoxin oxidoreductase family protein — MGNILKVDLTTGTLRSEPISEDIAKKYLGGKGYAVYLLYNYLKEYESKGFSPTDINPLGPENVLIFATGPGTGIPGFPCSGRYHVMALRSPLTGSIGSANSGGEWGPFLKFSGYDMVVIEGASEDPVYLSIVDGSAELRSASDLWGKNVFDTCRILSRRVGGKNISVACIGPAGENLVRMACIMNDEHRAAGRTGLGAVMGSKNLKAIVVSGKKEVPVANRDVFREVSRRCLETMRKNRVTGEGLPTYGTSILINVINTAGGLPYKNWQTGVNPYADKISGETLAETYLTGRRACWGCTIGCGRVTSVSSGPFQIIGTEGPEYESIWALGGSTGVKDLDAIVKANHYCDEFGMDPISMGSTIAAAMELNERGYIPKEDLQGLDLKFGNSTALVEAVWRTAYKAGFGKYLALGSKKLCEIYGHPEISMSVKGLEMPAYDPRAMKGIGLTYATANRGGCHVTGYTVSAEILGIPEKIDPLTPEGKAKWAKLFQDFTCVVNSTVNCLFSTFALGAKDYAELLSAVTGWSLSEDDVLRIGERIYNLERVIINKLGFDGKDDTLPKRLLEEPMPEGPAKGHIVELEKMKEEYYRLRGWVNGVPTAEKLKELEIEI, encoded by the coding sequence ATGGGCAATATTCTAAAAGTCGACTTAACCACAGGGACATTAAGATCTGAACCTATATCTGAGGACATTGCTAAAAAATATTTAGGTGGAAAGGGCTACGCGGTTTACCTACTCTACAATTACTTAAAGGAATACGAGTCTAAGGGATTCTCCCCAACCGATATAAATCCTTTAGGGCCAGAAAACGTTCTAATCTTCGCGACCGGCCCGGGAACCGGTATACCAGGTTTCCCATGTTCAGGTAGATATCACGTTATGGCGTTAAGATCTCCTTTAACCGGTTCTATTGGGAGCGCTAACTCAGGTGGAGAATGGGGTCCCTTCCTTAAATTTTCAGGGTATGACATGGTCGTTATTGAGGGGGCATCTGAAGACCCTGTTTACCTCTCAATTGTTGACGGCTCAGCTGAGTTGAGGAGCGCTAGTGATCTTTGGGGAAAGAATGTCTTTGATACATGCAGAATACTATCTAGGAGAGTTGGCGGCAAAAATATTAGTGTTGCATGTATTGGTCCGGCTGGTGAGAACCTTGTCCGCATGGCATGCATAATGAATGATGAGCATAGGGCTGCTGGGAGAACAGGGTTAGGCGCGGTTATGGGGTCGAAGAATCTTAAGGCGATAGTTGTTTCGGGTAAGAAAGAAGTTCCTGTGGCAAATCGGGACGTGTTTAGAGAAGTCTCTAGAAGGTGTCTGGAGACCATGAGGAAGAACCGCGTGACAGGTGAGGGGCTGCCAACATACGGTACATCGATCCTCATCAACGTTATTAATACTGCTGGTGGATTACCATACAAGAATTGGCAGACCGGTGTAAACCCGTATGCCGATAAGATAAGCGGCGAAACGTTGGCTGAAACTTATCTGACTGGTAGAAGGGCATGCTGGGGATGCACGATAGGATGTGGAAGGGTTACAAGCGTTTCCTCAGGTCCGTTCCAGATAATTGGGACGGAAGGCCCGGAATATGAGTCAATATGGGCGTTAGGCGGCTCAACAGGGGTTAAGGATTTAGATGCTATAGTTAAGGCTAACCACTACTGCGATGAGTTCGGAATGGATCCAATTAGCATGGGGTCAACTATAGCAGCTGCGATGGAGCTAAACGAGAGAGGCTATATACCTAAAGAAGACCTTCAGGGTCTCGACTTAAAGTTTGGGAACTCAACAGCTCTAGTTGAGGCTGTTTGGCGAACCGCGTATAAAGCTGGTTTTGGCAAATATTTGGCTCTCGGCTCAAAGAAGCTATGTGAAATCTACGGGCATCCGGAGATCTCAATGAGCGTTAAGGGGCTTGAAATGCCAGCCTATGATCCAAGGGCTATGAAAGGCATAGGTTTAACCTATGCTACAGCGAATAGGGGAGGATGCCATGTAACCGGATACACAGTCTCAGCGGAAATTTTGGGGATCCCTGAAAAAATCGATCCTTTAACGCCGGAAGGTAAGGCCAAATGGGCTAAACTCTTCCAAGACTTCACATGTGTTGTTAATTCCACGGTTAACTGTTTGTTCTCGACATTTGCTTTGGGGGCTAAGGATTACGCTGAGCTACTTTCAGCCGTTACGGGCTGGAGCTTATCAGAAGATGACGTGCTAAGAATTGGGGAGCGAATATATAATCTAGAGAGAGTTATAATAAACAAGCTCGGTTTTGACGGTAAGGACGACACTTTACCTAAGCGGTTACTGGAGGAACCAATGCCTGAAGGCCCAGCTAAAGGGCATATTGTTGAGTTAGAGAAGATGAAGGAAGAATATTATAGGCTTAGAGGCTGGGTTAACGGCGTGCCAACTGCAGAGAAATTAAAGGAACTTGAGATAGAGATATAA
- a CDS encoding PUA domain-containing protein gives MFSKEFALERIRKIADYQFGKGVGEHLFPDDVKIVFSKGTGRIRHVYLNGILLATLNPVTGFFSLTIEGARRVFSSMKVKRLWVKIRSDAVPFVEKGSDVFAKHVADSDEEILPGEEVIIIDDCGDVVAVGRALLSGAEMKAFKRGIAVKVRRGKSEEIKERNEI, from the coding sequence ATGTTTAGCAAAGAATTTGCTCTGGAACGTATAAGGAAGATAGCTGATTATCAGTTTGGTAAAGGTGTGGGAGAGCACCTCTTCCCAGACGATGTTAAAATAGTTTTCTCTAAAGGAACTGGCAGAATAAGGCACGTTTACCTGAATGGTATTCTTTTAGCAACATTAAATCCGGTAACAGGTTTCTTTTCATTAACTATAGAGGGTGCGAGGAGAGTTTTCTCTTCAATGAAGGTTAAACGCCTATGGGTTAAAATCAGAAGCGACGCCGTACCCTTCGTTGAAAAGGGTAGCGATGTTTTCGCTAAGCATGTAGCCGATTCAGATGAGGAAATTCTTCCGGGGGAAGAAGTCATAATCATAGATGATTGTGGAGATGTGGTCGCTGTTGGCAGAGCTCTGCTCTCCGGAGCTGAGATGAAGGCATTTAAGAGGGGTATTGCTGTAAAAGTCCGCAGAGGGAAAAGTGAAGAGATAAAAGAGCGAAATGAAATATAA
- a CDS encoding radical SAM protein, with translation MVMSYPDALQIEVTNKCNFSCQMCVRRSWDARPVDLNLDLYRKIAESAFRYLKRLILYGLGEPFLNPNFVSMLKIARENLSKDSELLVSTNGSMLNPRLAEKIMRIGVDNISFSIDTSDAAKLKHIRSGAEPASLLNNFRNIARIKRLSKNSFKLGVEAVLMRSNFMDLPKLVEEAAREDVDYILVSHVVPYTETMFLDSVYTTISRKSLDITKSILSYGKKAIAEALHETLGTIYGVKIEPKVSKMIDEFWREAEDNGYWINLPLLFESIDRFSTISEVEKVFSLSLKIAYEHGLELKLPNLYPDAKSRVCPYVDRGTVFVRSDGLITPCSEFAYKHPVYVNAHVKIVNPVIFGDSWNENIIDVWNKEKYVSFREVRWEMPKNIPWCGDCPYSASKCFFAETNNIDCYLNEPSCSECLYSVGLAQCNI, from the coding sequence ATGGTTATGAGTTATCCAGACGCGCTGCAGATTGAGGTAACGAATAAATGTAATTTCAGCTGCCAAATGTGTGTGAGGAGATCTTGGGATGCTAGGCCAGTAGACCTAAACCTAGACCTATATAGGAAGATCGCTGAATCCGCTTTTCGATATCTAAAGAGACTTATACTTTATGGGTTGGGCGAACCGTTTCTTAACCCAAACTTCGTCAGCATGCTTAAGATCGCGAGAGAAAATTTATCGAAAGACTCCGAGCTCCTCGTGAGTACAAATGGGTCCATGTTAAACCCGAGATTGGCCGAGAAGATAATGAGGATCGGCGTAGACAACATTTCGTTTTCTATCGATACATCTGATGCTGCGAAGCTAAAACATATTAGAAGCGGAGCTGAACCAGCATCGCTCCTCAATAATTTTCGCAATATAGCGAGAATTAAAAGGCTTAGCAAAAACAGTTTTAAGCTAGGTGTCGAAGCTGTTTTGATGAGAAGCAATTTTATGGATCTTCCTAAACTTGTCGAGGAGGCAGCTAGAGAGGATGTTGACTACATTCTTGTCTCACATGTAGTACCGTACACCGAGACTATGTTCTTAGACTCAGTATACACTACCATAAGCAGAAAATCACTGGACATAACCAAATCAATTCTAAGTTATGGGAAGAAAGCTATAGCTGAGGCGCTCCATGAAACACTTGGAACAATATATGGTGTTAAAATCGAGCCTAAAGTCTCTAAGATGATTGATGAGTTTTGGAGAGAGGCCGAGGACAACGGTTACTGGATTAACCTCCCCCTCCTGTTTGAGTCGATCGACAGATTCTCCACGATTAGTGAGGTTGAAAAGGTGTTTAGTTTAAGCCTGAAAATAGCCTACGAGCATGGCTTAGAACTAAAGCTCCCAAATCTTTATCCGGATGCTAAGAGCAGGGTGTGCCCCTATGTTGACAGGGGAACGGTATTCGTCAGGTCAGACGGTTTGATTACGCCTTGTTCAGAGTTCGCTTATAAGCACCCAGTTTACGTTAATGCGCACGTTAAAATCGTGAACCCCGTAATCTTTGGGGACTCGTGGAACGAGAATATCATAGATGTATGGAATAAAGAGAAGTACGTATCTTTCAGGGAGGTTAGGTGGGAAATGCCTAAAAATATACCTTGGTGCGGAGATTGTCCATATTCGGCGTCTAAGTGCTTCTTTGCGGAAACCAATAACATCGATTGTTATTTGAATGAGCCCAGCTGCAGCGAGTGCTTATACAGTGTAGGCTTGGCTCAGTGTAATATATAG
- a CDS encoding multiprotein bridging factor aMBF1: MQCEVCGREIVGKPNKVIIEGARMITCGECAKLGSGYWESKSEKLQEKINKPKADRSSISSRKPTKPALMGQPDTSVIEDVEIVEGFGNLIKRAREKLGLTPEELAKKIGEKESVIKKIESEKFIPDIRLAAKIEHALKIRLLVRSPSLETGLEKPVENVRSGRGITLGEIVHLKTDRDEEEA, encoded by the coding sequence TTGCAGTGCGAAGTTTGCGGGCGGGAAATAGTTGGAAAACCAAACAAAGTAATCATAGAAGGAGCAAGAATGATTACTTGCGGCGAATGCGCGAAGCTTGGCTCAGGCTACTGGGAATCTAAATCTGAAAAACTTCAAGAGAAAATAAATAAGCCTAAAGCAGATAGGAGTTCAATTTCGTCACGAAAGCCTACGAAACCCGCCTTGATGGGCCAACCAGACACAAGCGTTATTGAAGATGTGGAGATTGTTGAGGGCTTTGGCAATTTAATTAAGAGAGCGAGAGAGAAACTAGGTTTAACTCCTGAGGAGCTGGCTAAAAAGATTGGTGAGAAGGAGTCCGTAATAAAGAAGATTGAGAGTGAGAAATTTATTCCCGACATAAGGTTAGCGGCGAAAATTGAACACGCATTAAAAATAAGATTATTGGTTAGATCGCCGTCCCTTGAAACCGGGCTAGAAAAACCAGTCGAGAACGTGAGGAGTGGGAGGGGCATTACTTTAGGTGAAATAGTTCACTTGAAGACTGATAGAGATGAGGAGGAAGCATAA
- a CDS encoding MoaD/ThiS family protein, giving the protein MSCVLVKVLFFATFRKKYGVKELTVNCDGTVKGLIESASKILGEDFLNDVYDREREKVRDDLIFAVNGRNIKDLGGDVKLKDQDVVSIFPPLAGG; this is encoded by the coding sequence ATGTCATGCGTATTGGTTAAAGTATTGTTCTTTGCAACCTTTAGGAAAAAATATGGGGTTAAGGAGTTAACGGTTAACTGTGATGGGACTGTAAAGGGTTTAATTGAAAGCGCATCCAAAATTCTCGGCGAAGACTTTCTAAATGATGTTTATGACAGAGAGCGCGAGAAAGTTAGAGACGACCTTATATTCGCGGTTAACGGTAGGAACATTAAGGATCTAGGAGGAGACGTAAAGCTGAAGGATCAGGACGTGGTATCTATATTTCCACCGTTAGCTGGCGGTTAA
- a CDS encoding DUF1893 domain-containing protein yields the protein MARRELKEKDLSLVIVKDEKVIFKSSLQGLLGLIRAIDSLGDLIFSSSVADKIVGRAAALLLAYFQAEEVYAVTISERGLNTLIKYNVRVEYDRLVPEIMNKQGTNMCPFEKLSLTVQSPSEAYIKIKRYLESIKTDVADQ from the coding sequence ATAGCTAGACGAGAGTTAAAGGAAAAAGATTTATCGCTTGTAATAGTTAAGGATGAAAAGGTTATCTTTAAATCAAGCCTTCAAGGCCTATTAGGATTGATACGAGCCATAGATAGCCTAGGGGACCTCATCTTCTCGTCTTCTGTCGCCGATAAAATCGTCGGGAGAGCCGCCGCTTTACTTTTAGCCTATTTTCAAGCAGAAGAGGTTTACGCGGTCACAATAAGTGAGAGAGGTCTTAATACCCTGATAAAGTATAATGTAAGGGTTGAATATGATAGATTGGTTCCGGAAATAATGAATAAGCAGGGAACCAACATGTGCCCTTTTGAGAAATTATCTTTAACTGTACAATCACCCAGCGAGGCTTACATTAAAATAAAAAGATACCTTGAATCGATTAAAACAGATGTTGCTGATCAATAA